The following is a genomic window from Alphaproteobacteria bacterium LSUCC0396.
GTTTGTATTTTAGTGCCCATTTGTGTCGTTGTTACGTGGTGATGGGTCGGCTGGTTACCGGCAATTTTGATAACCTCATCTTGATCAAACGCGTATGCGTTATAATTTACGCCAGCCGTCGCAAAACTGATCAGCGGAAGCATGGCTATCAGAAAGACAAAAAAAGCCAAACGAAATGGTCACGATTTCTCCATCATGATCACTCTAAATGATAAGATTTAATTTAAGGTTAATTAAGCAGCGCGGTTTGGAACCTATGGTCTATCAACCACAACACGCCCTATTCCCACTCAATCGTGCCGGGCGGCTTTGATGTCACATCATAGACCACCCGATTAACCCCCCGCACTTCATTCACAATCCGGGTTGCGGCGCGGCTCAAAAACTCGTGACTGAACGCATAGCTATCGGCGGTCATGCCGTCGCTGGACGTCACCGCCCGCAGCGCACAGACATACTCATACGAGCGCGCATCACCCATCACACCAACGGTTTTCACCGGTAACAGGACAGCAAAAGCCTGCCAGATATCATCATAAAGGCCAGCTTTGCGAATCTCGTCAAGATAGACGACATCAGCTGCCCGCAGGATATCCAGCTTTTCGACGGTAATTTCACCCGGAATCCGGATTGCAAGCCCCGGCCCCGGAAAGGGGTGGCGTCCAACAAGGCTTTCCGGAAGGCCAAGTTCACGGCCCAATTCACGCACCTCGTCTTTGAATAACTCGCGAAGCGGCTCGACAAGATCAAGCGCCATATCGTCAGGTAAACCGCCAACATTGTGATGCGATTTAATTGTCACCGCGCTGCCACCGGCGGCTGAAATGCTCTCGATCACATCCGGATACAGCGTGCCTTGTGCTAAAAACCGCACATCCTCGATCTTGCTGGCCTCACCGTCAAACACTTCAATAAAGCTAGCGCCGATGATTTTGCGTTTCTGCTCGGGGTCGCTGACCCCCGCCAAACGCCCCAAGAACAGGTCGGATGCATCTTTATGCACCAGCGGAATATTGTAGTGGCCGCCAAATAACGCCACAACTTCTTCGGCCTCACCAGCACGCAGCAAACCATGATCAACAAAAACACACGTCAATTGCTCGCCAATTGCCTCATGGATCAACACCGCCGCAACCGACGAGTCAACCCCGCCGGACAGCCCGCAAATCACCCGCGCATCGCCAACCTGCTGGCGGATTGCGGCGACCGCGCGGCTGCGATATGCCGCCATTGACCAACTGCCAGTGCATCCGCAAATACCAAGCGCAAAGCGCGCCAGCAGATCAGCACCATTTTGCGTATGCACCACCTCGGGGTGAAATTGCACGCCGTAATAATGGCGCGTCTCATCGGCCACAGCGGCAAATGGCGCCCCAGACGATGTTGCAACAACGGCAAATCCATCAGGTAAGGCTGCCACGTGATCGCCATGGCTCATCCAGACCGTATGCTGGCTGTCAACCTGCCAAAACCCCTCAAACAGCGAACAGGGCGCGGTAATATCCAGCGTCGCACGCCCAAATTCACGGCTGGTTCCAGGCTCGACCCTGCCACCAAGCTGGGCGCACATGGTTTGCTGGCCATAGCAAATACCAAGAACCGGAACACCAAGGTCAAATACGATTTGCGGGGCGCGCGGCGTATCGGCAAGTGCCACCGAATTTGGCCCGCCAGATAAAATAATGCCGTTCGGCGCGGCGGTGCTGATTTTTGCCGGATCAGTCGTACAGGGCAGAATCTCGGTATAGACACCAGCCTCACGAAGCCGGCGCGCGATCAATTGCGTCACCTGCGAGCCAAAATCAATAATTAAAATTGAGTCAGACATAGTCTAATCCTTTGCCTTTGGCTGCATCATCCAGCCGCGTTCGGTATCTAATTCTGCTGACTTTAGCGTAATCTTGCCTGAAGAACAGCGATGAAAAACCCATCAGTACCGTCCCGCCAGGGCAGTAGCTGCAACATTCCATTATCGGTCGGCGGACAATCCCCACCACCAGCCTTGCCAATTGTATCAGCCCAGATATCGGTGATATCGGCCAGCTCAATTTCCGGCGCATCAGTTAAAAACCGCGTGATCAGGTCAGGCCCTTCACTGGCCAGAACCGAACAGGTGATATAGATAATGCGCCCCCCCGGCACCACCATCGCCCGCGCCTTTTCCAGCAAAATTGCCTGCGTTTGCTGTATATCCAGCAGGCGTTCAGGGGTTAATTGCCAGCGCGCATCGACCTGCCGGCGCCATGTCCCCGAGCCTGAGCAGGGCGCATCAATCACCACCCGATCAAATTTGCCGCGCCACGACCGGTTTGACCATTTTTCGGCAACCAGCTTGCGCTCGACATTATGGATGCCCGCACGGCGCAATCGCTCACCACTTTTTTCCAGCCGTTCCGCACTTGGATCAATCGCCAGAATGCGGCCCTTATTTTCCATTTTGGCCGCCATCACCAGTGATTTACCGCCGGCCCCTGCGCAAATATCGGCAACCTGCATCCCCGGCCGCGCATCACACAACAGCGCGGCAACCTGTGAGCCTTCGTCCTGAATATCAAACAGGCCAGCTTTCCATTCCTGCAAATCATCCAGCCGCGCGCGCTTTTCCAGCCGAACACCAAGCGGCGATAACCGCGTTGGGTGACCTTTGATACCGCGGCCAGCCAGCTGATCCCGAAGCCGCCGACGATCCGGCTGTTTCAAAATATTTATCCGCACATCGGTCGGCGCCTCGCCCATCAGCGCCGCCAATTCACGCGGCGTCGCATCACCAAGCCCCGCATTGGCATCCGCCATCAACCATTCCGGCCATTCAAGCGCGATATGCTGAGGCATTGCAGGATCACTAAATTCACGAGCATCCAACAGCGCGATAAGATTACCTTCATCCGCATCAAGAGGTGCCGGGGCATGGGCTATTTCAGCCGAGAATATTTGCGGCAATTGAGCTGTCTGGCGCTCCATAAGCACCAAGGCTGCAACGGTCATATTGCGCGGCGTTATCGGCGCATCAAGCGCCGACAAATGCCACATTAGCCGCGCCTGTCCACGCTGAATTTTCCAGAATAAATCACCGATCGCCGCACGGTCGCCTGACCCGGCATAACGACGCCGCTGCAATCCGGCGCGAAGCCATTGTCCAGCCTGCTTGCCGCGGTGAGTTTCAGCATCACTTGCCGCCTTTATATCGGCAAGAATCTCGATCACGGCAGCGATTCTAGCGGCTGGCGTCATGGTGAAATTTTCCACATCTGGCCCATTGCAGGCCGAAAACAAGATAACAAAAAAACCGGCTCACCGCACAAGGCTAGGCCGGTTTGCATTTACATTCCCGGGCGATAATTCGGCGCCTCACGAGTGATTGTGACATCATGGACGTGCGATTCTGCCAATCCGGCTCCGGTAATCCTCAGGAACTTGGCGTTTTTCTGCAGTTTTTCGATTGATTCATTGCCGGTGTAACCCATCGATGCGCGTAAACCGCCAAGCAGTTGATGCAAAACATTTTCAACCGGCCCTTTATAGGGAACCTGACCTTCGATGCCTTCAGGAACAAGCTTTAGCGGCTGGGAAATTTCCGCCTGAAAATAACGGTCGGCCGAACCACGCGCCATTGCTCCGGTCGACCCCATGCCGCGATAGGCCTTGTATGAGCGTCCCTGATAAAGATAAACCTCACCCGGCGTCTCGTCGGTTCCAGCCAGCAATGAGCCAATCATCGCGACATCACCACCAGCGGCAATCGCCTTGGCAAGGTCGCCCGAATATTTGATGCCACCATCAGCGATCACCGGAATATCTTGCTTGTGGCAAATTTCTGCCGCATCCATAATTGCGGTTAATTGCGGCACACCAACACCAGCCACCATCCGGGTGGTGCAGATTGACCCGGGCCCAATCCCGACCTTTACCGCATCAGCCCCTGCATCAATCAATGCCTTTGCGCCATCGCCAGTCGCGACATTACCGCCAATAATCTGCACATGATTGGCAAGTTTGCGCACGGCCGTTACCGAGTCCAGAACACCTTCGGAATGACCATGCGCCGTATCAACGACAATCACATCAACCCCGGCCTCAATCAACGCCTCGGCCCGGCGCAACCCATCTGGCCCCGCGCCCGTTGCCGCCGCCACCAGCAGCCGCCCCCGATCATCCTTTGACGCCAGCGGGTGATTTTGCGCCTTTTCCATATCCTTGACCGTGATCAGCCCGATACAGGCACCAGCGTCATCGACCA
Proteins encoded in this region:
- a CDS encoding RsmB/NOP family class I SAM-dependent RNA methyltransferase, which codes for MENFTMTPAARIAAVIEILADIKAASDAETHRGKQAGQWLRAGLQRRRYAGSGDRAAIGDLFWKIQRGQARLMWHLSALDAPITPRNMTVAALVLMERQTAQLPQIFSAEIAHAPAPLDADEGNLIALLDAREFSDPAMPQHIALEWPEWLMADANAGLGDATPRELAALMGEAPTDVRINILKQPDRRRLRDQLAGRGIKGHPTRLSPLGVRLEKRARLDDLQEWKAGLFDIQDEGSQVAALLCDARPGMQVADICAGAGGKSLVMAAKMENKGRILAIDPSAERLEKSGERLRRAGIHNVERKLVAEKWSNRSWRGKFDRVVIDAPCSGSGTWRRQVDARWQLTPERLLDIQQTQAILLEKARAMVVPGGRIIYITCSVLASEGPDLITRFLTDAPEIELADITDIWADTIGKAGGGDCPPTDNGMLQLLPWRDGTDGFFIAVLQARLR
- the guaA gene encoding glutamine-hydrolyzing GMP synthase, with the protein product MSDSILIIDFGSQVTQLIARRLREAGVYTEILPCTTDPAKISTAAPNGIILSGGPNSVALADTPRAPQIVFDLGVPVLGICYGQQTMCAQLGGRVEPGTSREFGRATLDITAPCSLFEGFWQVDSQHTVWMSHGDHVAALPDGFAVVATSSGAPFAAVADETRHYYGVQFHPEVVHTQNGADLLARFALGICGCTGSWSMAAYRSRAVAAIRQQVGDARVICGLSGGVDSSVAAVLIHEAIGEQLTCVFVDHGLLRAGEAEEVVALFGGHYNIPLVHKDASDLFLGRLAGVSDPEQKRKIIGASFIEVFDGEASKIEDVRFLAQGTLYPDVIESISAAGGSAVTIKSHHNVGGLPDDMALDLVEPLRELFKDEVRELGRELGLPESLVGRHPFPGPGLAIRIPGEITVEKLDILRAADVVYLDEIRKAGLYDDIWQAFAVLLPVKTVGVMGDARSYEYVCALRAVTSSDGMTADSYAFSHEFLSRAATRIVNEVRGVNRVVYDVTSKPPGTIEWE
- the guaB gene encoding IMP dehydrogenase, whose product is MKIRDAFTFDDVLLEPARSAVLPAHTDVSTRLTQKISLNVPLMSAAMDTVTEHRLAIAMAQAGGIGVVHKNFTIEEQALEIAKVKKFEAGMVVNPLTIAPHQPLREALEMMEQNRISGIPVVENNHRLVGILTNRDVRFATDPGQSVADLMTRDVVTVRDGTAPDEARRLLHEHRIEKLVVVDDAGACIGLITVKDMEKAQNHPLASKDDRGRLLVAAATGAGPDGLRRAEALIEAGVDVIVVDTAHGHSEGVLDSVTAVRKLANHVQIIGGNVATGDGAKALIDAGADAVKVGIGPGSICTTRMVAGVGVPQLTAIMDAAEICHKQDIPVIADGGIKYSGDLAKAIAAGGDVAMIGSLLAGTDETPGEVYLYQGRSYKAYRGMGSTGAMARGSADRYFQAEISQPLKLVPEGIEGQVPYKGPVENVLHQLLGGLRASMGYTGNESIEKLQKNAKFLRITGAGLAESHVHDVTITREAPNYRPGM